Proteins encoded together in one Benincasa hispida cultivar B227 chromosome 1, ASM972705v1, whole genome shotgun sequence window:
- the LOC120081872 gene encoding guanylate kinase 3, chloroplastic-like, with the protein MLRTKFHNAIPFTNLRKPIFPKSKPIQSFPLTPPFFSSISQMGDARRPLSPAIPPLDKADRLELLRSLESSLSSSFSSDPLVPNPSPLVIVISGPSGVGKDAVIKRLREVREGLHFVVTATSRPMRHGEVDGKDYYFVSKEEFLAMIERNELLEYASVYGDYKGIPKRQIREFMAKGYDIVLRVDIQGAETLRKILGNSAVFVFLMAESEVKLVERLIDRKTETKESLLVRVATARKEVQHVKNFDYVVVNADGKLDSAVKLVESIIDAEKAKVWQRNAVV; encoded by the coding sequence ATGCTCCGCACAAAATTCCACAACGCCATTCCCTTTACTAATTTACGCAAACCCATTTTCCCCAAATCCAAACCCATTCAATCATTTCCTCTAACCCCACCATTTTTCTCCTCGATTTCTCAAATGGGTGATGCTCGAAGACCGCTCTCCCCCGCCATTCCGCCGCTCGACAAAGCCGACCGATTGGAATTGCTTCGTTCCCTTGAATCTTCGCTCAGTTCTTCGTTTAGCTCCGACCCGTTGGTGCCGAATCCAAGCCCTTTAGTTATTGTGATCAGTGGCCCAAGTGGGGTGGGAAAGGACGCCGTGATTAAACGATTGAGAGAAGTCCGAGAAGGGCTCCATTTCGTCGTCACAGCGACTAGCCGACCAATGCGACATGGTGAAGTGGATGGAAAAGACTATTATTTTGTCTCTAAGGAAGAGTTTCTCGCCATGATCGAGAGGAACGAGCTACTGGAATATGCGTCAGTGTATGGAGATTACAAGGGGATTCCCAAAAGGCAAATTCGAGAGTTTATGGCAAAAGGGTATGATATTGTGTTGAGAGTTGACATTCAAGGGGCTGAAACATTGAGGAAGATTCTTGGGAATTCTGctgtttttgtgtttttgatGGCGGAGAGTGAGGTTAAACTAGTGGAAAGGTTGATCGATAGGAAGACGGAGACTAAAGAATCATTATTGGTGAGAGTTGCAACGGCTAGAAAGGAAGTGCAGCATGTCAAGAATTTTGATTATGTGGTTGTGAATGCAGATGGGAAGTTGGACAGTGCGGTTAAGCTTGTGGAATCCATTATTGATGCCGAGAAGGCAAAGGTCTGGCAGAGAAATGCTGTTGTTTAG